A region from the Aphis gossypii isolate Hap1 chromosome 1, ASM2018417v2, whole genome shotgun sequence genome encodes:
- the LOC114125710 gene encoding ectopic P granules protein 5 homolog isoform X2, whose product MERQRPINRAPSETKQPAKIHIEEPEPIDDVLNSSTVDDVENALHEAFNDIFLSTELSKEVNESNSYLNGDSTKTSETDNVVEQLTDINITPTSILPISIPCSVGSLPTPCAPIYNELCSSSVDEKPFESLTPFNDEQLSEYYRNTLLFELQEYIEEFNQTELKYFQKCEHPLYTLLEDYLHARLKLESAKQEIDESKYSYITHEKHIWTLEPATYTEYGECQDGNPVSATKKYDISRFNQVALDNLVVSLKQLRTLVNNYYCALYDCQMIKEKIDYYLHVLCQPFSSLSADIPVRLFLNSDVRSLQGQNLQSAIHDLKSSISILFLYQRKIINDKIFITETKKLLVKVIGVLLRFASWKDHFFLMNHILRCQTGVGKWANSFIQIPLIDLNHQDGNFHLDFMITSLANILLPVQARDKFLEQIHKREEDGNESIWVVVDSEGEEDSPENSQLTLRESDIIAFLNQIPFSVLFKKMIMFSENENVLRINLWNENDLLRLIAVGSVLVKLFKSGLETYNSKSAEYKQFSKRLGHLLQDTVNYVTDVLEEYKNHKFVSDRIQTEYDAFLFRAVCCLYNNVDKTTWQYLVMLPFGQVSSKMVVHLFQYILHIKSDFNECSLEELSECIIHTSDDECYYLLTAISNMALSRYINDIDFIKAVTICLFKIGFVSKTTKEQCRKTCRTLLTHLSDKHPFLISEIISILKHNFDEVGTGSMYLFKTLQLTNWKITMDDLSYLEHLILNHPITSTENSLSRFILAKIFSGCNENDINDFMLTKDMHCRIASIIVKAVVQHAPITVDETSTQYLVHSIKQLVQIKSNEHAFRLWTWKVLYTLKLHLMDLPDIIVRSSLQDLSYYLLSVIDIDTDNNDLKYLRHDDPIALYTAVHVTTAGHCVPVILSKGLDYCYRLLQYRHYTATIACLNKIVPFFFENTDCLLESKKFITIVAGIMADNRNSSTKRAMNLLSVQGPSEITLQFTNMIQYQISNYTRYGLISSHYVMDFWTKVVCTVWKEAESDLLVYVLDTVFRNVFRTQSIQWAREMLISLITQLSGSKENVTAIGSIFNFMFQSPEKRPLLLPKYPLVLHYCPYYALLALEAEEWCIQDRNEIWKNLLIKLHVQQGKSNVDDALKKVCSELKVPYFTSGHLSLYRWMQYGLEMPSGHPMTALYWQNFFRLYLQRVPGTQQLGCVGRKFFEGIVNSPYLNKISNKLKECIDFHRSKLQNEPNSEIDLRLSRYYEACTLWLTDVRILESTLFIPSLDSMYEPNDLTHIINGSHEWLSDLINHKLIEENKLECVQNWCDLFGKNILNSSQSNRRIPLEKDPITRIINRLKSYDDPIKSPDFVLRLSDIQTISTNMLYHKDHLQNIVQLNIKQIVQFIKVYRMQTVCHENLDNRYIDGVKMVYVQVDSTTRVQAVCDYKTKKGSTSSCAGAAEITFQIREAKLNSDVVEINSNNRSELDTLIIDILENLLPRSLTTACTTMNLIIQLIFNEFNALIKIGDIALVADIQSSGVWLFYTLMSEYAILKTCPFIEKFVLNMLQSIGNVFILNNENECLRVQNTALNYPELADILIPLFSPSSASTNTFMQAYKNIVDHCNAQYEPIALSLLSKFSVSVCLSTKQPLLQERSILMDYCIGALILVKQQTRSDYTWSLHEIFSQHLCEIMDHDFPEHYGEILLKLLDHSKEGRIYCQVWFNILNTILAQAVPTTQTNAVRTILLPGMSTDQLRDVVRRYATDQRSLSSQELQETLHLLTTHFANERLKSATGELYSKYNVYIEPLVGLYAMVSHALVVGTLQSYRGMLANKICEFLVPTLISMFGPWLEPWYEGWNTDHRSLKLPWLATDTSISALMIDALVECITFVLDTMPACDNVLSYICQWYIKMFAHIQTNDYIFETIHSNLEKLPWQRFIPTPIDLDLIMKVMDQFLPQSQCFLANVILEIPWPYVPNIDLRVLLSLFIKLSNQPNMRKGGKIRPLLLEAQKFAWYQIDGETYENILSWFVSKYDPMIVLQLSNEDWCGTDSAVLDLLKTAAGYNNVDNNAPYAEPMMYKRRIFIRAMVRMFISLASRYRSVLGSHYKNLKCAFHRLLDETEMVTKHGEEAKLLVLELLVLVNQPTGSILSSLMLQSIQEWISQRKADCVVLQGFLMVTWAHVTDQQHKGDIFEACLTSWFKHVGNEEDFKWDKVLSLVQPVRLHYQGIGEVLMTSSHLLTLYTLALKESQNRSAYPDILNTLVQCLESVKPNNITENKLPLLWSLVLRLSTVEDDQTAEYLLRVANSAAQLAQHKQSWSLFDAIRLQKQTSISPKCRVLCRALVAFIYSQLPENKSSRKQHIRQEDNAPGGFMCNDNDFTTSIECLKAISLLESLKQDKQFSDSIVAIDMALKMIKGPQSSMKTGELFIIKLAKCLYTDNFIYRMDPI is encoded by the exons ATACATATTGAAGAACCAGAGCCTATAGATGATGTGCTGAATTCTTCTACAGTAGATGATGTTGAAAATGCTCTCCACGAagcatttaatgatatttttttgagtaCAGAACTCTCAAAAGAAGTAAATGAAAGTAATAGTTATTTGAATGGTGACTCAACTAAAACATCTGAGACAGATAATGTTGTTGAACAACTtactgatataaatataacaccaACATCTATACTACCAATATCAATTCCTTGCTCTGTTGGTTCATTACCAACTCCCTGTGCTCCAATATACAATGAATTATGTAGTTCATCAGTTGATGAAAAACCTTTTGAATCTTTAACTCCATTTAATGATGAACAATTGTCAGAATATTACCGAAATACGTTATTATTCGAATTGCAAGAGTATATTGAAGAATTTAATCaaacagaattaaaatattttcaaaaatgtgaaCATCCTCTTTACACATTACTTGAAGATTATTTACATGCAAGACTTAAACTTGAAAGCGCTAAACAAGAAATTGATGaatcaaaatattcttatattacgCATGAGAAACATATCTGGACATTAGAACCAGCCACATATACAGAGTATGGTGAATgccaa gATGGTAATCCAGTATCAGccactaaaaaatatgatatatctaGATTCAATCAAGTAGCTTTAGACAATTTAGTGGTTTCTCTCAAACAGTTAAGAACTTtagttaacaattattattgtgcctTATATGATTGTCAGATGATCAAAGAGAAG attGACTATTATCTACATGTATTGTGTCAACCATTTTCTTCTTTGTCTGCGGATATTCCTGTGAGACTCTTTCTAAATTCTGATGTAAGAAGTTTACAAGGACAAAATCTTCAGTCAGCCATCCATGATCTCAAGTCTTccatttctatattatttttataccaaagaaaaataattaatgacaaaatttttattactgaaactaaaaaattgttggtcAAAGTAATTGGTGTTTTACTTCGATTTGCTTCATGGAAAGATCATTTCTTTTTAATGAATCACATTTTGAG GTGTCAAACAGGTGTTGGCAAATGGGCCAACTCTTTTATACAAATACCTCTGATTGATTTAAATCATCAAGATGGTAACTTTCATTTAGATTTCATGATTACATCATTGGCCAATATCTTACTGCCAGTCCAAGCTCGAGATAAATTCTTAGAACAG attcataAACGTGAAGAAGATGGTAATGAATCTATATGGGTAGTGGTAGACAGTGAAGGAGAAGAAGATAGTCCAGAAAATTCTCAACTAACACTTCGTGAAAGTGATATTATTGCTTTTCTCAATCAAATACCATTTTCAGTActctttaaaaaa ATGATTATGTTTtctgaaaatgaaaatgttttacgtATTAACTTGTGGAATGAAAATGACCTATTAAGACTGATTGCTGTTGGCAGTGttctagttaaattatttaaatcaggATTAGAGACCTACAATTCGAAGAGTGCTGAATACAAACAGTTTTCTAAGCGACTTGGACATTTACTTCAAGATACTGTAAACTATGTTACTGATGTATTAGaagaatataa aaaccATAAGTTTGTGTCTGATAGAATACAAACAGAATATGATGCATTTTTGTTCCGCGCTGTttgttgtttgtataataatgttgataaaacTACTTGGCAGTATTTAGTGATGTTGCCTTTTGGACAAGTATCTTCTAAAATGGTAGTACATCTTTTCCAATATATACTACACATTAAATCag attttaatgaaTGTTCATTAGAAGAACTCTCAGAATGCATTATACATACTTCTGACGATGAatgttactatttattaacagCCATCAGTAATATGGCCTTAAGTAGATACATTAATGATATAGACTTTATAAAAGCAGTgactatttgtttatttaaa atAGGATTTGTGAGTAAAACAACTAAAGAACAATGTCGTAAAACTTGTCGAACTTTACTCACACATTTATCTGATAAACATCCGTTTCTCATTTctgaaattataagtatacttaaacataattttgatgAAGTTGGCACG GGTTCTATGTATCTTTTTAAAACTCTTCAATTAACAAATTGGAAAATTACAATGGACGACTTATCTTACTTAGAACATTTAATACTCAACCATCCAATTACATCTACAGAAAATTCTTTAAGTCGCTTCATATTAGCAAAGATATTTTCAGGATGCaatgaaaatgatattaa TGATTTTATGCTGACTAAAGATATGCACTGTCGCATAGCAAGCATTATTGTCAAAGCTGTTGTACAGCACGCTCCCATCACTGTAGATGAAACATCAACTCAATATTTAGTTCATAGTATAaaacaa TTGGTACAAATTAAATCGAATGAACATGCTTTTCGACTATGGACTTGGaaagtattatacacattaaaactCCACTTAATGGACCTACCAGATATTATAGTACGTAGTTCATTACAAGACTTGAGCTATTATTTACTTTCAGTAATAGATATTGATACTGATAATAAT gacttaaaatatttgcgGCATGATGACCCAATTGCTCTATACACTGCTGTCCATGTAACAACAGCTGGTCATTGTGTTCCAGTTATTCTAAGCAAGGGTTTAGATTATTGTTAcagattattacaatatagacACTACACAGCAACTATAGCTTGTCTGAATAAAAttgttccatttttttttgaaaacacagATTGTCTATTGGaatcaaaaaa gtTCATTACAATTGTGGCGGGCATCATGGCAGATAATAGGAATAGTTCCACAAAACGTGCTATGAATTTATTGAGTGTTCAAGGGCCATCTGAAATCACATTACAATTTACTAATATGATTCAATAtcaaatatctaattatacaCGGTATGGATTAATAAGTTCTCATTATGTTATGGACTTCTGGACTAAAGTAGTATGCACTGTATGGAAAGAAGCAGAGTCGGATTTGCTTGTATATGTGTTGGATACTGTATTCAGAAATGTTTTTCGAACCCAATCAATACAGTGGGCTCGAGAGATGCTTATAAGTTTGATAACT caaTTGAGTGGCTCAAAAGAAAATGTTACGGCTATTGGGTCAATCttcaattttatgtttcaaaGTCCAGAAAAACGGCCTCTCTTATTGCCCAAGTACCCTTTGGTATTGCATTATTGTCCATATTATGCTCTATTGGCATTAGAAGCTGAAGAATGGTGTATTCAAGATAGAAATGAGATTTGGAAAaacttattgataaaattgcaTGTACAACAAGGAAAATCAAATGTGGATGATGCACTTAAG aaAGTATGTTCAGAATTAAAAGTACCCTATTTTACATCCGGGCATTTATCTTTGTACCGGTGGATGCAATACGGATTGGAAATGCCATCTGGTCATCCTATGACTGCTTTATATTGGCAAaacttttttagattatatttacagCGAGTTCCAGG aactcAACAATTAGGCTGTGTTGGTCGTAAATTTTTTGAAGGCATTGTAAATTcaccatatttaaataaaataagtaataaactaaAGGAGTGCATTGATTTTCATCGCTCTAAACTTCAAAATGAACCCAATTCTGAAATTGATTTACGTTTATCAag gtactatgaaGCTTGTACCCTATGGTTAACTGATGTTCGAATCCTTGAATCTACCTTATTCATACCTTCATTGGATTCAATGTACGAACCCAATGATCTAACGCACATTATTAATGGGTCTcat GAGTGGTTGTCAGACCTAatcaatcataaattaattgaagaaaataaacttGAGTGTGTACAAAATTGGTGTGatttatttggtaaaaatattctaaatagcAGTCAATCTAATAGAAGAATACCTCTAGAGAAGGATCCTATAACTAGAATTATTAAcag GTTGAAATCTTATGATGATCCTATAAAAAGTCCAGATTTTGTATTACGACTGTCAGATATCCAAACAATATCTACTAATATGTTGTATCATAAAGATCATTtgcaaaatattgtacaattaaatattaaacaaattgtacaatttattaa AGTTTACCGAATGCAAACAGTTTGTCATGAAAATTTAGACAATCGTTACATTGATGGTGTTAAAATGGTTTATGTCCAAGTAGATTCTACTACCAGAGTTCAAGCAGTTTGtgattacaaaacaaaaaaaggcaGTACAAGTAGTTGTGCTGGAGCTGCTGAAATTACTTTTCAA attcGAGAAGCCAAGTTGAATTCAGATGTAGTtgaaattaattctaataacAGATCAGAATTGGacacattaattattgatattttggaaaatttgtTGCCACGTTCATTAACAACGGCATGTACTACAATGAATCTAATTATTCa GTTAATATTCAATGAATTCaatgcattaataaaaattggagATATTGCACTAGTTGCTGATATTCAATCATCAGGTGTTTGGTTGTTTTATACACTTATGTCTGAATATGCAATTCTAAAGACGTGTCCATTCATTGAAaaatttgtgttaaatatGCTTCAATCAAttggaaat gtttttatactgaataatgaaaatgaatgtTTACGTGTACAAAATACAGCATTGAACTACCCTGAACTAGCTGATATACTGATTCCTTTATTTTCACCATCTAGTGCAtctacaaatacatttatgcaagcttacaaaaatattgttgaccATTGTAATGCTCAATATGAGCCTATTGCATTAAGTTTACTCTCTAAA ttcagTGTATCTGTTTGTTTATCAACCAAACAGCCTTTACTGCAAGAAAGGTCGATATTAATGGATTACTGCATAGgagctttaatattagttaaacaaCAAACACGATCAGATTATACATGGTCTTTACATGAA atttTTAGTCAACATCTATGTGAAATAATGGATCATGACTTTCCTGAACATTATGgtgaaatattactaaaacttTTAGATCATTCTAAAGAAGGTCGCATTTATTGTCAAGTATGGTTCAATATTCTCAATACAATTTTGGCTCAAGCTGTACCTACAACACAAACTAATGCTGTGAGAACAATTTTGTTGCCAGGAATGTCAACAGATCAACTAAGAGATGTAGTTAGGCGTTATGCAACTGATCAACGATCTCTAAGCTCACAAGAG ctTCAAGAAACTTTACATCTTTTGACTACACATTTTGCTAATGAAAGACTAAAATCTGCTACTGGAGagctatattcaaaatataatgtatatattgaaCCATTAGTTGGTTTGTACGCTATGGTTAGCCATGCATTAGTTGTAGGAACATTACAATCTTATCGTGGAATGTTAGCAAATAAAA taTGTGAGTTTTTAGTTCCAACATTAATAAGTATGTTTGGTCCATGGTTAGAACCATGGTATGAGGGTTGGAACACTGATCATAGATCATTGAAACTGCCTTGGTTGGCTACAGATACCTCAATATCTGCTTTGATGATTGATGCATTAGTGgaatgtattacatttgtttTGGACACCATGCCTG cttgTGATAATGTCTTAAGTTATATCTGTCAAtggtacataaaaatgtttgctcATATTCAGAcaaatgattacatttttgaaacaattcACTCAAATCTTGAAAAATTACCTTGGCAGAGATTTATACCAACACCTATTGATTTAGATTTGATTATGAAG GTCATGGACCAATTTTTACCTCAATCACAATGTTTTTTGGCAAATGTAATTTTGGAAATACCTTGGCCGTATGTTCCAAATATTGATCTACGTGTATTGTTATCACTGTTTATAAAACTATCGAATCAACCTAATATGAGAAAA GGTGGAAAAATTAGGCCCCTTTTATTAGAAGCCCAAAAATTTGCATGGTACCAAATTGATGGAGAAACATATGAAAACATTCTCAGTTggtttgtttcaaaatatgatCCAATGATTGTACTTCAATTAAGTAATGAAGATTGGTGTGGCACAGATTCTGCTGTGCTTGA cctTTTGAAAACAGCAGctggttataataatgtcgATAATAATGCACCTTATGCTGAACCCATGATGTACAAAAGAAGAATATTTATTCGTGCAATGGTAAGGATGTTTATATCGTTGGCTTCACGGTACAGGTCAGTGTTGGGCAGTCATTACAAGAATCTTAAATGTGCTTTTCATCGCTTACTGGATGAAACTGAAATGGTTACTAAACATGGTGAAGAGGCTAAACTATTGGTCTTAGAGTTGTTGGTGTTAGTTAACCAACCTACAGGTTCCATACTATCATCCCTCATGTTACAATCTATTCAAGAGTGGATTAGCCAAAGAAAAGCTGACTGTGTAGTATTGCAAGGTTTTTTGATGGTTACTTGGGCTCATGTTACTGATCAGCAACATAAAGGTGATATATTTGAAGCTTGTTTGACATCTTGGTTTAAACATGTTG gaAATGAAGAAGATTTTAAATGGGATAAAGTGTTATCACTGGTTCAGCCTGTGCGTCTTCACTATCAAGGTATAGGTGAAGTATTAATGACTTCTAGTCatttacttacattatatactcTGGCTCTAAAAGAATCCCAAAATCGATCAGCATATCCTGACATACTAAATACTCTAGTACAGTGTCTAGAATCTGTGAAACCTAA taatattactgaaaataaGTTGCCACTATTGTGGTCTTTGGTCTTACGATTGAGCACTGTTGAAGACGATCAAACAGCTGAATATCTGTTACGAGTTGCTAATTCAGCTGCTCAATTAGCCCAACATAAACAGAGTTGGAGCTTGTTTGATGCCATTAGATTACAAAAACAAACCAGTATATCCCCAAA atgtCGTGTGCTATGTCGTGCTTTGGTAGCTTTTATATATTCACAATTACCCGAAAACAAATCCAGCCGTAAACAACATATAAGACAAGAAGACAATGCACCTGGTGGTTTCATGTGTAATGACAA TGATTTTACAACATCTATAGAATGCTTGAAAGCAATCAGTCTTTTAGAATCTTTAAAACAAGATAAACAGTTTTCTGATTCAATTGTAGCCATCGATATggcattaaaaatgattaaaggACCACAGAGTTCCATGAAAACTGGAGaactattcataattaaattagctAAATGCTTATAtactgataattttatataccgtATGGATCCCATTTGA